From one Leptolyngbya sp. BL0902 genomic stretch:
- a CDS encoding bifunctional metallophosphatase/5'-nucleotidase, whose product MLSSHTPQDALAALAATPGKQVFSILHTNDMHSNVIGVGPLQDYTPLKLGDDQTKGGYARLGALIAQRKAELGQLGPVLVLDAGDFSMGTAVAAACREMGAELQLMAQMGYDATTFGNHEFDLGPDGLGKAIQRAAEAGDIPAIVVTNSDVSAESERLVDLQDLAQRGLLQPYRVIERGGLRFGLVGIIGYDAFKYAADVGAVTFGDPIETAKATAQRLKREENVDVVIALSHGGVVHRPDGSFQGEDLNLLEAIPGLDVVIGGHTHSELREPLMVDHRPVVQTGKYGEHLGELVLSLGNGRVTVESYRLIPVDDQILGDPAIQAEVEGFLQQSGDITFAPRGYATTQPLVMITEDWPMDYADIESGTPLANVVTDALRLATNSQIAFTANGAIRAGLTQGKTGVQTVYDIFALAPLGNGIVDPTAGSAMVQGYFTAAELKNILEFLLMDDPNHPGEYYPRTSGLRFYYDPRRPRFDQVTALELGDLDDGYTPLDLAAPTLYSFATSLYLGSILVYIPQLTKGALTLQPKKADGSPLTTKAEAIVDPRDSTSPYVLPATTHLNADLAAINAASREIKEWQAIMDYLVNLTTKTPDGLSLLVKDDRAKEIRGIKIS is encoded by the coding sequence ATGCTGTCTTCCCATACCCCACAAGATGCTTTAGCGGCCCTAGCGGCTACCCCAGGTAAGCAAGTCTTTTCCATCCTCCACACCAACGACATGCACTCCAACGTGATCGGGGTGGGGCCATTGCAAGACTACACGCCCCTAAAGTTAGGAGATGACCAAACCAAGGGCGGCTATGCCCGTCTAGGCGCGTTGATTGCCCAGCGCAAGGCCGAACTAGGGCAGCTTGGCCCGGTGCTGGTGCTAGATGCCGGGGACTTTAGCATGGGAACCGCCGTGGCCGCTGCCTGCCGAGAGATGGGGGCCGAACTGCAACTGATGGCCCAAATGGGCTACGACGCCACCACCTTCGGCAATCACGAGTTTGACCTAGGGCCAGACGGCTTGGGTAAGGCCATCCAGCGGGCGGCGGAGGCGGGGGATATTCCGGCGATTGTGGTGACGAACAGTGATGTCAGCGCCGAGTCCGAACGCTTAGTCGATCTTCAGGATCTAGCCCAGCGCGGACTGCTACAGCCCTACCGGGTGATTGAGCGGGGTGGCCTGCGGTTTGGGCTGGTGGGCATCATCGGCTACGACGCCTTTAAGTATGCGGCGGATGTCGGTGCCGTCACCTTTGGCGACCCCATTGAAACCGCCAAGGCCACCGCGCAACGGCTAAAGCGGGAGGAAAACGTTGATGTCGTGATCGCCCTCAGCCACGGCGGCGTGGTGCATCGTCCCGATGGGTCGTTTCAAGGAGAAGACCTCAATCTGCTGGAGGCTATCCCAGGGTTGGATGTGGTGATTGGCGGCCATACCCACAGCGAACTGCGGGAGCCGCTTATGGTGGATCATCGCCCCGTGGTGCAGACCGGAAAGTATGGCGAACACCTGGGCGAACTGGTGCTCAGCCTAGGGAATGGCCGCGTGACGGTGGAGTCCTATCGGCTGATTCCGGTGGATGACCAGATTTTGGGCGATCCGGCCATTCAGGCCGAGGTAGAAGGCTTTCTGCAACAGTCGGGAGACATCACCTTTGCCCCACGGGGCTATGCCACCACCCAACCCCTGGTGATGATCACCGAGGACTGGCCCATGGACTACGCAGACATTGAATCGGGCACGCCCCTGGCCAACGTGGTGACGGATGCCCTGCGCCTCGCCACCAACAGCCAGATTGCCTTCACCGCCAACGGGGCCATCCGAGCCGGACTCACCCAGGGCAAAACCGGAGTGCAAACGGTATACGACATCTTTGCCCTCGCCCCCCTCGGCAACGGCATTGTGGATCCCACCGCTGGCAGTGCCATGGTGCAGGGCTATTTCACGGCGGCAGAACTGAAAAATATCCTGGAATTTCTGCTGATGGATGACCCCAACCATCCCGGCGAATACTACCCCAGAACCTCCGGCCTGCGGTTCTACTACGACCCCCGCCGCCCCCGGTTTGACCAAGTCACCGCGTTAGAACTGGGCGATTTAGACGACGGCTACACCCCCCTCGACCTCGCGGCCCCCACCCTCTATAGCTTCGCCACCAGTTTGTACCTCGGCTCGATTTTGGTGTACATCCCCCAACTCACCAAAGGCGCGTTGACCCTTCAGCCCAAAAAGGCCGATGGTAGCCCCCTCACCACCAAAGCCGAAGCCATCGTTGACCCCAGGGACTCCACTAGCCCCTACGTTCTCCCCGCCACCACCCACCTCAACGCCGATCTCGCGGCCATCAATGCCGCCAGCCGAGAAATTAAAGAGTGGCAGGCGATTATGGATTACTTGGTGAACCTGACCACCAAAACCCCAGACGGCCTTTCTCTCCTGGTTAAAGATGATCGTGCCAAGGAGATAAGGGGGATTAAGATTTCCTAA
- a CDS encoding arylsulfatase, with amino-acid sequence MAAAYPSASSAPGAATTASTKPNIVVIWGDDVGQSDISAYTKGLMGFRTPNIDRIAAEGVIFTDYYGEQSCTAGRAAFITGQSVFRTGMSKVGLPGSDLGLRPEDPTIAELLKAQGYATAQFGKNHLGDKDEFLPTNHGFDEFYGNLYHLNAEEEPELPDYPDPQEFPNFAKRFGPRGVLHTFADGRIEDTGPLTKKRMETIDDDIADRSVDYLKKQAESGQPFFLWTNFTHMHFRTHPKPESVGQAGRWQSPYHDVMMDHDKNVGQILDALDELGLTENTIVFYSTDNGPHMNSWPDAAMTPFRNEKNSGWEGAFRIPAMVRWPGHIEPGTVSNDIMAHLDWMPTLLAAAGAPEVKDKLLTGYKAAGRNFKVHLDGYNFLPYLTGQTAEAPRQEFFYFSDDGDLLAMRYDNWKLHFKVQDAPGTLDVWQREFRPLRFPYIFNLRTDPYERANLTSNTYWDWILDHIFLLVPAQGKVAEFLSTFKQYPPRQKAASFTVDQVLEQLQSIPPGSR; translated from the coding sequence ATGGCGGCGGCCTATCCTTCGGCCAGTAGCGCCCCTGGTGCGGCGACGACCGCTTCCACCAAGCCCAACATTGTGGTGATTTGGGGCGACGACGTTGGCCAGAGCGACATCAGCGCCTACACCAAGGGGCTGATGGGTTTCCGCACCCCCAACATCGACCGCATTGCCGCAGAAGGGGTGATTTTTACCGACTACTACGGCGAGCAAAGCTGCACCGCCGGACGTGCCGCCTTTATTACGGGGCAGAGCGTGTTTCGCACGGGCATGAGCAAGGTGGGCTTGCCCGGTTCGGATTTGGGTCTGCGGCCTGAGGATCCGACCATTGCGGAACTGCTGAAGGCCCAGGGTTATGCCACGGCCCAATTTGGCAAAAACCACCTGGGCGACAAGGACGAATTTTTGCCCACCAACCACGGTTTTGATGAGTTCTACGGCAACCTCTACCACCTCAATGCCGAGGAGGAGCCGGAACTGCCCGACTATCCCGACCCCCAAGAATTTCCCAACTTTGCCAAGCGCTTTGGCCCCCGTGGGGTGCTGCACACCTTTGCCGATGGCCGCATTGAAGACACTGGCCCGCTGACCAAAAAGCGGATGGAAACCATCGACGACGACATTGCCGACCGTTCGGTGGACTACCTGAAAAAGCAGGCGGAATCGGGCCAACCCTTCTTTTTGTGGACGAACTTTACCCACATGCACTTCCGCACCCATCCCAAGCCCGAAAGTGTGGGGCAGGCCGGACGCTGGCAGTCGCCCTACCACGATGTGATGATGGACCACGACAAAAACGTGGGCCAAATCCTGGATGCGCTGGACGAACTGGGCCTGACGGAAAACACCATCGTTTTCTACAGCACCGACAACGGCCCCCACATGAACTCCTGGCCCGATGCGGCGATGACGCCCTTCCGCAACGAGAAAAACTCTGGCTGGGAAGGGGCGTTTCGGATTCCGGCCATGGTGCGCTGGCCGGGGCACATCGAACCGGGCACCGTGTCCAATGACATCATGGCTCACCTCGATTGGATGCCCACCCTGCTGGCCGCTGCGGGTGCCCCGGAGGTGAAGGACAAACTTCTCACTGGCTACAAGGCCGCTGGCCGGAACTTTAAGGTGCATTTGGACGGCTATAACTTCCTGCCCTACCTGACCGGACAAACCGCCGAAGCCCCCCGCCAAGAGTTCTTCTACTTCTCGGACGATGGCGACCTGCTGGCCATGCGCTACGACAACTGGAAACTGCACTTTAAGGTGCAAGATGCCCCCGGCACCCTGGATGTCTGGCAGCGGGAGTTTCGGCCCCTGCGCTTCCCCTACATCTTCAACCTGAGGACAGACCCCTACGAGCGGGCCAACCTCACCTCGAACACCTACTGGGATTGGATTTTGGATCACATCTTCCTGCTGGTGCCTGCCCAGGGCAAGGTGGCAGAATTCCTGTCTACCTTCAAGCAGTATCCCCCCCGCCAAAAAGCCGCCAGCTTTACGGTGGATCAGGTGCTAGAGCAACTGCAATCCATCCCCCCTGGTAGCCGCTAA
- a CDS encoding transposase gives MSSTTCLYDQVLSLLRQYSHRRDLRHLKALAWMVTALVCSGRLSLPEWEAYVPSRARQAQSTERRWQRFMSNHRVRIKSLYVPLALAAIHRWKGRRLYLALDTTVLWNRYCMIHLSVTCCGRAVPLLWRVLEHPSATVSAQRYLPMLRLAHRLLQAYPDVMLLADRGFANHDLLAWLSDSRWHYALRLPSDVVVHGPRRQPIEVGVLWPPKGEVRFYEGIGLWADGRWRCNLVLANVKGVKEPWAVITDEPPTLNTLWQYALRFRVEELFLDSKSGAFALESSGIRSAQALERLYLVAAVAILYGTTQGMAAQLDGLRSQVDPHWTRGISYLKIGLRWLRGVVNKGRPLLNPIPLLTVDPDPCFASKKAEARYYDRIWFSRIQSMRCQLPPWEAA, from the coding sequence ATGTCATCCACCACCTGTCTCTATGATCAAGTGCTGTCCTTGCTGCGTCAATATAGCCATCGTCGGGATTTACGGCACCTCAAAGCGCTGGCGTGGATGGTGACGGCGCTGGTGTGCAGTGGTCGGTTGAGCCTGCCGGAGTGGGAGGCCTATGTTCCCAGTCGCGCCCGCCAAGCGCAAAGCACCGAACGACGATGGCAACGGTTTATGAGCAATCACCGGGTGCGGATTAAAAGTCTGTACGTGCCCTTGGCGTTAGCGGCGATTCATCGGTGGAAAGGACGGCGACTCTACCTAGCCCTCGATACGACGGTGCTGTGGAATCGGTATTGCATGATTCACCTGTCCGTGACCTGTTGTGGGCGGGCGGTGCCCCTGCTGTGGCGGGTGTTAGAGCATCCTAGTGCCACGGTCAGTGCCCAACGGTATTTGCCGATGCTGCGCTTAGCCCATCGACTGTTGCAGGCTTATCCCGATGTGATGCTGTTAGCCGACCGAGGGTTTGCCAACCATGACCTGCTGGCGTGGCTCAGCGACAGTCGATGGCACTATGCTTTACGCTTGCCCAGTGATGTGGTGGTGCATGGCCCCCGCCGTCAGCCGATTGAGGTAGGTGTTCTGTGGCCCCCCAAGGGCGAAGTTCGTTTCTATGAGGGCATTGGCCTGTGGGCCGATGGGCGCTGGCGCTGCAACCTGGTTCTGGCTAACGTCAAAGGCGTTAAGGAGCCCTGGGCGGTCATCACCGATGAGCCGCCGACCCTCAATACCCTGTGGCAATATGCCCTCAGGTTCCGAGTTGAGGAACTGTTCCTCGATTCAAAATCCGGGGCCTTTGCCCTCGAATCTTCCGGCATCCGCTCCGCCCAAGCCCTCGAACGTCTCTACCTCGTCGCGGCAGTCGCCATCCTCTATGGCACCACCCAGGGCATGGCCGCTCAACTCGACGGTCTCCGCTCTCAGGTTGACCCTCATTGGACACGGGGCATCAGCTATCTCAAAATCGGCCTCCGCTGGCTTAGAGGGGTGGTCAACAAAGGGCGTCCGTTGCTCAACCCCATCCCCCTATTGACCGTTGACCCAGATCCCTGTTTTGCATCTAAAAAGGCAGAAGCCCGATATTATGACCGCATCTGGTTCTCTAGGATCCAGTCCATGCGCTGTCAGCTACCCCCTTGGGAGGCCGCATAA
- a CDS encoding helix-turn-helix domain-containing protein gives MDHFGDAIAPSGFQLTQLSRGAFQGRLASWVVSPSLTVTRQQANQSLQVVGDKHPGYLIFIVQLKALLQPAFAHDKPLLTNAIAGFDIERPVHLITSPGGQDQCKIDVSKALFQHYAALAHRYDLDEAFLQRNMVVPCLDRFSPLCIYLKQLFQSGVSDQIWHHAPQATTLLEQDLMPLLIDALPPARQADAPRSYRRAALVATAKAYIMANLDQPLTLADICQAVCSSQRSLQYGFQEMLGMGPMAFVKVQRLHGIRRALLHADPKPETVAHIAHQWGFFSLGHFSRDYKQLFGELPSKTLQQR, from the coding sequence GTGGATCATTTTGGTGATGCCATTGCTCCCAGCGGGTTTCAGTTAACCCAACTCAGTCGGGGTGCTTTTCAAGGGCGTTTGGCTTCCTGGGTCGTGAGTCCTAGCTTGACTGTGACCCGGCAGCAAGCCAACCAATCGCTTCAGGTTGTTGGCGACAAACACCCCGGTTATCTCATTTTTATAGTCCAGCTAAAGGCACTATTACAACCCGCCTTTGCCCATGATAAACCGCTATTAACAAATGCTATCGCTGGCTTTGATATCGAGCGTCCCGTTCATCTGATCACCTCCCCAGGGGGGCAGGATCAGTGCAAAATTGATGTCTCCAAAGCATTATTTCAACACTATGCCGCCCTTGCCCATCGCTACGATTTGGACGAGGCCTTTCTCCAGCGAAACATGGTAGTGCCCTGCCTAGATCGCTTTTCTCCCCTTTGCATCTATCTAAAACAACTCTTCCAATCCGGGGTAAGTGATCAGATTTGGCACCATGCTCCCCAAGCTACTACCCTACTGGAACAGGACTTGATGCCGCTGTTGATCGATGCCCTGCCCCCTGCGCGCCAAGCCGATGCCCCCCGTTCCTATCGTCGAGCCGCTTTAGTAGCAACGGCCAAGGCTTACATCATGGCCAATCTTGACCAGCCCCTGACGCTGGCAGATATTTGTCAGGCCGTGTGTTCTAGCCAGCGGTCGCTCCAGTACGGATTTCAGGAGATGCTGGGCATGGGCCCAATGGCCTTTGTGAAAGTGCAGCGTCTCCACGGCATTCGTCGTGCGCTGCTCCACGCCGACCCAAAGCCTGAAACCGTGGCTCATATTGCCCACCAGTGGGGCTTTTTCAGCCTAGGTCACTTCTCTAGAGACTACAAGCAACTTTTTGGTGAGTTGCCATCCAAAACCTTGCAGCAACGATAG
- a CDS encoding AAA family ATPase produces MYLRECLIENVGPISALDVSLDIDTAGNPKPLILVGKNGTGKTIFLAYILDALAELAKKKFSDIAIGQQIGNSPFFKMTSGGDIRSLSGSSLSLLQFSDADSKFCYIEKVGQINPQNYTEKLRGRFESVQSWQEDEPFHKISAGDEKQIEGFFQNQAVCFFPSSRHERPHWLNLSAIEDKPLFGNEKRLSGVLGKPLIVERAAERNQQWLMDVLLDSLVDGNFIVGVPTPEQTAPIYFQAQPNLSDKLLLKLGRQNVESLLRSVLEDENAQLILNYRNAVHGRVAIHFGNGIIIPSLFHLSAGQALLFNLFATIIRYAERTDLQKSVHLSEIKGIVLVDEIDAHLHTDLQYEVLPKLVKLFPKVQFIITSHSPLFLLGMEREFGADGVQILEMPTGKQISTERFEEFLKSFEFYRQTQVFENTVEEQVLATSKPLVLTEGQTDVAYIKKALKLLEHTDLLEQVEIDEVGRSGKGGSTGGGHTNLDSARKFLENNQSRFPRRVLLLYDCDTRKEDEDVGSLSSRCIPQNTHNTKVTKGIENLLPVELFEERFYQKRSKQTEYGGETIISEFRKQEFCEWICEQRSEKKDFLQFEALVVPILREFLSTQACKLDAEPS; encoded by the coding sequence ATGTATCTCCGCGAATGCCTAATTGAAAATGTTGGACCAATCTCTGCACTAGATGTTTCGCTTGATATAGACACCGCAGGAAACCCTAAACCGTTAATTTTGGTAGGTAAGAATGGAACTGGGAAAACCATTTTCTTAGCCTATATTCTTGATGCACTAGCAGAGTTGGCGAAGAAAAAATTCAGTGATATAGCCATAGGGCAACAGATTGGGAATAGTCCGTTCTTCAAAATGACTAGTGGTGGAGATATCCGTTCACTATCCGGAAGCAGTCTTAGTCTTCTACAGTTCTCAGATGCAGACAGTAAATTCTGCTACATAGAAAAAGTTGGTCAAATTAACCCACAGAACTACACAGAAAAACTGAGAGGTCGATTTGAGTCAGTACAGTCATGGCAGGAAGATGAACCATTCCACAAAATATCTGCGGGAGACGAGAAGCAGATTGAGGGTTTTTTTCAAAATCAAGCAGTCTGCTTTTTTCCATCATCTCGTCATGAACGTCCTCACTGGTTGAACCTCAGTGCAATCGAAGATAAACCTTTGTTTGGTAATGAGAAGCGCCTTTCGGGCGTTTTAGGAAAACCCTTGATTGTTGAACGAGCTGCTGAACGTAATCAACAGTGGCTAATGGACGTTCTACTCGATTCACTTGTAGACGGAAACTTCATTGTAGGAGTTCCTACTCCTGAGCAAACTGCACCAATCTACTTTCAAGCACAGCCTAATCTTTCAGACAAACTATTGCTTAAATTAGGACGACAAAACGTTGAATCACTGCTTCGTTCAGTTCTTGAGGATGAAAATGCTCAACTAATACTGAATTATCGAAACGCAGTACATGGACGAGTTGCAATCCATTTTGGGAACGGTATCATCATCCCATCGCTATTTCACCTCTCAGCAGGACAGGCTTTGCTCTTTAATCTCTTTGCTACAATCATTCGCTATGCGGAGCGAACAGATCTTCAAAAAAGTGTTCACTTGAGTGAGATTAAGGGAATCGTCTTGGTCGATGAAATTGATGCTCATCTACACACCGATTTACAATATGAAGTCCTTCCCAAGCTAGTTAAATTATTTCCAAAAGTGCAGTTTATCATTACATCACATTCACCGCTTTTTCTGCTTGGGATGGAGCGTGAATTTGGTGCTGATGGTGTCCAGATACTGGAAATGCCTACAGGTAAGCAAATTAGCACTGAAAGATTCGAGGAGTTCTTGAAATCATTTGAATTCTATCGGCAAACTCAGGTATTTGAGAATACAGTTGAGGAGCAAGTATTAGCAACGTCTAAACCTTTAGTGCTAACAGAGGGGCAAACAGATGTTGCTTATATTAAGAAAGCCTTGAAACTACTAGAGCATACAGATTTGTTAGAACAAGTAGAGATCGATGAAGTTGGCAGGTCAGGAAAGGGAGGTTCAACAGGTGGTGGTCATACTAACTTGGATTCTGCACGCAAGTTTTTAGAAAATAATCAAAGCCGATTTCCTCGGCGGGTCTTGCTTCTTTATGATTGTGACACAAGGAAAGAAGATGAAGATGTTGGTTCACTCTCAAGTCGTTGTATACCTCAGAATACTCATAATACTAAGGTAACTAAAGGTATTGAAAATCTTTTACCAGTCGAGTTGTTTGAAGAACGATTCTATCAAAAGCGCAGTAAACAAACAGAGTATGGCGGGGAAACCATCATTAGCGAGTTTCGCAAACAGGAGTTCTGTGAATGGATTTGTGAACAACGAAGCGAAAAAAAGGATTTCCTTCAGTTTGAGGCATTGGTAGTACCAATTCTTAGGGAGTTTCTTTCCACTCAAGCTTGTAAATTAGATGCCGAGCCGAGCTAA
- a CDS encoding DUF202 domain-containing protein, with product MTSSIPDFTPQDELARERNHLAADRSLLSFSRTSLTLIGIGVGVDQVVSAIALSGRFIDTWAYLLSLVLVGLGVVTLALAIRDYQGEMQRLKAPVYRYTPRRALGGLTGLLVLVVGILAFLWLGGKLWL from the coding sequence ATGACTAGCTCCATCCCCGATTTCACCCCCCAAGATGAACTTGCCCGCGAACGTAATCACCTAGCAGCGGATCGATCCCTGCTGTCCTTTTCCCGCACCAGTCTCACCCTCATTGGGATTGGTGTGGGGGTTGATCAAGTCGTTAGCGCCATTGCCCTCAGCGGTCGTTTTATTGACACCTGGGCCTATCTCCTGAGCTTGGTTTTGGTAGGGTTAGGCGTGGTTACTCTCGCCCTGGCCATCCGCGATTATCAAGGCGAAATGCAGCGACTTAAAGCCCCCGTCTATCGCTATACTCCCCGCCGTGCATTAGGGGGTCTTACAGGTTTATTGGTTCTGGTTGTAGGTATCCTTGCCTTTCTCTGGCTAGGAGGAAAGCTATGGTTATAA
- a CDS encoding DUF1622 domain-containing protein: protein MSWLEVIETFSFNLAKLGETILEALGVICIFIGIIVTARLTLKILKHRHRIVLPFIQIRLKFGLWLALALEFQLGADILSTAIAPTNEALIRLSVIAIIRTFLNYFLNKEMEAQLEFREKAIAHNYPPLYMLDSPLDFMEIPKDAPLPPPSSHD from the coding sequence ATGTCCTGGTTAGAGGTGATCGAAACCTTCTCCTTCAATCTGGCCAAACTTGGCGAAACCATCCTGGAAGCCCTAGGGGTGATTTGTATTTTTATCGGGATTATTGTCACCGCTCGACTGACGCTCAAAATCCTCAAACACCGCCATCGCATCGTCCTTCCCTTTATTCAAATCCGGCTAAAATTTGGCCTTTGGCTCGCCCTTGCCCTAGAATTTCAACTCGGAGCCGACATCCTGAGTACGGCTATTGCGCCCACTAACGAAGCCCTCATTCGCCTTTCAGTCATTGCTATCATTCGCACCTTTTTGAACTACTTTTTGAATAAGGAAATGGAAGCTCAGCTAGAATTTCGAGAAAAAGCCATTGCCCACAACTATCCTCCCCTCTATATGCTGGATAGCCCCCTAGACTTTATGGAAATTCCCAAAGATGCCCCCCTTCCTCCTCCTTCTAGCCATGACTAG
- a CDS encoding MFS transporter, with protein MTATVSSASFEQRLDNASLTRAMGLLWLLSAGLIALDGFDFFVIGVALPFLKRDFGLDAVTVGAVATAAVVGSLVGSLTLGPITDRVGRKPMLIVDVALFVVATAGTALAWNAASLIAFRFLVGVAIGADYPISVAYITENVPARYRGRLVIGAFTFQAVGAMAGALTGVAIIYLFQVIYPDPEPMAVQYAWRWMLGVGVFLAVIVAAVRLAVQLESPRYHISRGEYAEASAAASQLLGEPITLTAEDEPLPETESATFATLFAPTHRRSTLLASLPWFLQDIATYGIGIFTPVIIAKLAFATETDFLVREMNAAQGAALVDVFLIVGFLSAVFLVERWGRMRLQIVGFIGMAIGLLLLATSGLVVSGSGVETALVLAGFLVFNLMMNAGPNATTFLLSGEVFPTHLRATGAGFAAAFAKAGAVLGTFVLPIFAKSWGIPPLLVGLAIICILAALITYRFRIETTGQSLEAVQDWERSQVIAQSTPSRNLSPQGD; from the coding sequence ATGACGGCGACGGTCTCTTCTGCATCCTTTGAACAACGGCTCGATAACGCGAGCCTCACCCGCGCTATGGGGCTGCTGTGGCTGCTGTCGGCGGGGCTAATTGCCCTAGATGGCTTTGATTTTTTTGTCATCGGCGTCGCTCTGCCCTTTCTCAAGCGAGATTTTGGCCTGGATGCCGTCACCGTTGGGGCGGTGGCCACGGCGGCGGTGGTGGGTTCCCTGGTGGGGTCGCTCACCCTGGGGCCAATCACCGACCGGGTGGGCCGCAAGCCGATGCTGATTGTGGACGTGGCGCTGTTTGTGGTGGCCACGGCGGGGACAGCGTTGGCCTGGAATGCCGCCTCTTTGATTGCCTTTCGCTTTTTAGTCGGCGTGGCTATCGGGGCCGACTATCCCATCAGCGTCGCCTACATCACCGAAAACGTGCCCGCCCGCTACCGGGGGCGCTTGGTGATTGGAGCTTTCACCTTTCAGGCAGTGGGGGCCATGGCCGGAGCGCTGACCGGGGTGGCGATCATCTATCTGTTCCAGGTGATCTATCCCGACCCAGAACCCATGGCGGTGCAGTATGCGTGGCGGTGGATGCTGGGGGTGGGGGTGTTTTTGGCGGTGATCGTCGCAGCGGTGCGGCTGGCGGTGCAACTCGAAAGCCCCCGTTACCACATTAGCCGAGGAGAGTATGCCGAAGCCTCCGCAGCGGCCAGCCAGCTTTTAGGCGAACCTATCACCCTCACCGCCGAGGACGAACCGCTCCCAGAAACCGAATCGGCCACCTTTGCCACCCTCTTTGCCCCCACCCATCGCCGCAGCACCCTACTGGCCTCGCTGCCCTGGTTTTTGCAAGACATCGCCACCTACGGCATCGGCATTTTTACCCCGGTGATCATCGCCAAACTGGCCTTTGCCACCGAAACCGACTTTCTGGTGCGAGAAATGAATGCCGCGCAAGGTGCAGCCCTTGTGGATGTATTTTTGATTGTCGGCTTCCTGAGTGCCGTGTTTTTGGTTGAACGCTGGGGACGAATGCGGTTGCAAATCGTCGGTTTTATTGGTATGGCAATAGGACTACTCTTGTTAGCAACTTCTGGATTAGTAGTATCCGGCAGCGGGGTCGAAACAGCGCTGGTGTTAGCGGGTTTTTTGGTGTTCAACCTGATGATGAACGCTGGCCCCAATGCCACCACCTTTTTGCTGTCCGGTGAAGTGTTCCCCACCCACCTGCGGGCCACCGGGGCCGGATTTGCGGCAGCTTTTGCCAAGGCGGGGGCCGTTTTGGGCACCTTTGTATTACCAATTTTTGCTAAGTCCTGGGGCATTCCACCGCTACTAGTGGGGTTAGCAATAATTTGTATCCTAGCGGCCTTGATCACCTACCGTTTCCGCATCGAAACCACGGGTCAATCTCTCGAAGCGGTGCAAGATTGGGAGCGCTCGCAAGTCATCGCCCAATCCACACCATCCCGCAATTTATCCCCCCAAGGAGATTAG
- a CDS encoding nuclear transport factor 2 family protein: protein MNLKIESQIREYEVRLYAAMSASDVAELDRLIADDLLFVGPTGELATKAVDLDLHRTGGTQFHEFVPKELEIRVWSEDFALASAQIFLSGTYLGNAFAGDYRYIRVWRRDKSGLQIVGGSVSAIV, encoded by the coding sequence ATGAATTTAAAAATTGAAAGCCAAATTCGTGAGTATGAAGTACGACTTTATGCCGCAATGTCTGCCTCTGATGTTGCTGAATTGGATAGGCTCATCGCCGATGATCTACTTTTCGTCGGCCCAACTGGTGAACTAGCAACAAAAGCAGTAGATTTAGACTTGCACCGTACTGGCGGCACTCAGTTCCATGAGTTTGTGCCTAAAGAATTAGAAATACGTGTTTGGAGCGAAGACTTTGCCCTTGCGTCGGCCCAGATCTTCTTGAGCGGCACGTATTTAGGAAATGCCTTCGCAGGTGATTACCGCTATATAAGAGTTTGGCGAAGAGACAAAAGCGGTTTGCAAATCGTTGGTGGCAGCGTTAGCGCAATAGTCTGA
- a CDS encoding Uma2 family endonuclease: MIAANETPPRLTPDQYLVWEETQPEKHEYVDDKVYAMGGGSVNHGRIVIRLTSLLEAHLEGSNCITGNSDIKVKSANSPNYTYPDASVTCDERDRTTP; the protein is encoded by the coding sequence ATGATTGCCGCCAACGAAACTCCTCCTCGCCTCACCCCCGATCAATATCTGGTTTGGGAAGAGACCCAGCCAGAAAAGCATGAGTATGTCGATGACAAAGTCTATGCTATGGGCGGTGGCAGCGTAAATCATGGGCGCATTGTCATTCGTTTAACTAGCCTGTTAGAGGCCCATCTAGAGGGTAGCAACTGTATCACCGGAAACTCTGATATTAAGGTTAAGAGTGCGAACAGCCCAAATTATACCTATCCCGATGCCAGCGTTACCTGCGATGAACGCGACAGGACAACACCCTGA